One window of the Dreissena polymorpha isolate Duluth1 chromosome 5, UMN_Dpol_1.0, whole genome shotgun sequence genome contains the following:
- the LOC127880633 gene encoding uncharacterized protein LOC127880633: protein MFITALNEGRSSAAKKFLTPQHLQANQVLITCVLEGHWTLIVLDVAGKTMTLVDSGNARHNGLTLVSHFFESMDEMPHSWTSQHSKEVAKQTNGYDCEVHMCQNAADVAYALTFSFSPNKVHAIRKAMTFEILTGALMPRE, encoded by the exons ATGTTTATCACTGCCCTAAACGAGGGGAGATCATCAGCTGCCAAAAAGTTCCTGACACCACAGCACCTCCAAGCTAACCAAGTTCTAATTACTTGTGTTTTAGAAGGCCACTGGACATTGATC GTGCTTGACGTTGCCGGCAAGACTATGACGTTAGTTGACTCCGGAAATGCTAGACATAATGGCTTGACCTTGGTGAG tCATTTTTTTGAGTCCATGGACGAAATGCCTCACAGTTGGACTTCACAACATAGCAAG GAGGTGGCCAAGCAGACAAATGGTTACGACTGTGAAGTCCATATGTGCCAAAATGCTGCGGATGTTGCGTATGCCTTGACGTTTTCATTTTCTCCG AACAAAGTTCATGCCATCCGGAAGGCGATGACATTTGAGATACTTACTGGAGCATTGATGCCCAGAGAATAA